The following proteins are co-located in the Rippkaea orientalis PCC 8801 genome:
- a CDS encoding pentapeptide repeat-containing protein, whose amino-acid sequence MKTIAAILVVTPLFLSSVVKAENPSSVQRLLTTKECIGCNLQNANLKGLNLEGVNLEKANLKNANLQGANLNNAHLKQAILQDARLMDAQLEGTVLEAANLINTKLDGANLNNANLKGVNLVNSQMNGIILTNANLEGATMRGVSLQEANLDGAILIQADLTVHDEKRVNLTGASLKNADLSGAHLRGIRLKDANLEGANLEKTDFTRDIPNNTTAKGALSVATSPIPLVLPGAVLGAIGNFAIGEASALNADVSNTNLAGANLEEANLQDINLENSNLKNANLEKANLHNAYLVNTNLTNANLSLAKLTNINMEGVNLSSANLAGANLDKSYLAKANLTNAKLESAKLTNVNLTDTQLTNANLMKAQLANANLSNSNLCGATMPDGLISQIGCTAANIQS is encoded by the coding sequence ATGAAAACTATTGCAGCAATTCTTGTCGTAACTCCTTTATTCCTAAGTTCTGTCGTCAAAGCCGAAAATCCTAGTTCAGTACAACGGTTATTAACAACTAAAGAATGTATCGGTTGTAACTTACAAAATGCTAACCTAAAAGGCCTTAATTTAGAAGGAGTCAATCTAGAAAAAGCCAACTTAAAAAATGCTAATTTGCAGGGAGCTAACCTGAACAATGCTCACCTCAAACAGGCCATTTTACAGGATGCTCGATTGATGGATGCTCAACTCGAAGGAACTGTACTCGAAGCAGCTAATCTGATCAATACAAAGCTTGATGGTGCTAATTTAAATAATGCTAACCTTAAAGGCGTTAATCTGGTCAATTCACAGATGAATGGCATTATTTTGACTAATGCAAACTTAGAAGGAGCCACAATGAGGGGTGTTTCCCTCCAAGAAGCCAATTTAGATGGAGCTATCTTAATCCAGGCTGATTTAACCGTTCATGATGAAAAACGAGTGAATCTGACGGGTGCGAGTCTCAAAAATGCGGATTTGTCAGGGGCACATCTTCGCGGTATCAGACTCAAAGATGCTAACCTTGAAGGGGCTAATCTGGAAAAAACTGACTTTACCCGCGATATTCCTAATAATACCACCGCTAAAGGAGCTCTCAGTGTAGCTACCTCACCCATTCCCTTAGTTTTGCCTGGTGCTGTCTTGGGTGCTATTGGGAACTTTGCTATTGGAGAAGCTTCTGCGTTGAATGCGGATGTTAGTAATACCAATTTAGCAGGAGCCAATTTAGAAGAAGCTAATCTCCAAGACATTAATTTAGAGAACTCCAATCTCAAGAATGCTAACTTAGAAAAAGCTAATTTACACAATGCTTATTTAGTCAATACGAATTTGACTAATGCCAATTTAAGTTTAGCCAAATTAACTAATATTAATATGGAGGGAGTTAACTTAAGTAGTGCTAACTTAGCCGGGGCTAATTTGGATAAATCCTATCTAGCTAAGGCTAATCTGACCAATGCTAAGCTTGAATCAGCCAAATTAACGAATGTTAATTTAACGGACACTCAGTTAACAAATGCTAACTTAATGAAAGCCCAATTAGCTAATGCTAACTTAAGCAATTCTAACTTGTGTGGGGCAACCATGCCTGATGGTTTGATTTCTCAAATAGGATGTACTGCGGCCAATATTCAGTCATAA